Genomic DNA from Nicotiana tabacum cultivar K326 chromosome 21, ASM71507v2, whole genome shotgun sequence:
GTGGGAGTGGGTGGGGTGGTGGGATGGGGTAGTGGGTTGGTGGGGGTTGGTAAGGATCGATGGGGAATAGAGTGAGGAAGATTgaaaaaagttttgaaaaatattttttacttctgttgatagggaaaatatttttctccaattaaagaaaaatattttccaaagcatttaaaccaaccaaacacaagaaaattaaaaaaatatttttcttccgtaccaaacacacccaaagGTACTTGATGAACATTTGATTGAGTACTAAATTTGAGTAGTACTCCGTCAAACTAATACACGCATGTCTAAAAATCTATATATTCTTTGTTTTTAACAGAACATAAGAATATAAACATTATGGCAATATctagataaaaatattatgatAAGATAAAAATACTCTCACAAGTAGACACTTCAAGCCGGAATTTTCACTAAGAGGATAAAAATATAGGAAAGTAAACTAACGAACCAACCAATGGGTGTTAATATATAGTATCTATACATTAAAAAAATTACCTAGCtacacagtgtaattttccgATGAAGGAATATCGGTACCCCTTAAATACATGTAGCTCCGCCACTTTTTAAATTTATCATAATTTTCGTattattaaagatttaaaatttaTGGGTTCTGAATTTGTTACGGAACTCATAGCTCGTCTTAGTTATTGGGTccgcaattaaatatttattcaatatttaataattttctaatataaatacaatatttaagcAAAAATGACAAGGTTTGACTGAACCCGCACCTAATAAACTAGCTCCGCCTCTACTTATTGATGTAACATTTTGTAGATTATTATCTACAAAATATTCATATGATACAGGACATATATAGATAAGATCAGTACAAAATTATAGATGCCAACTTATCAAGTACTTGTCAATTGAACTTTGTCTAGTTCATCACTCAATTAGTCAAGTAATTAATTGTCAAAAAAGCTTTTGCATGGCTTTTTTGAATATTAAAACCAACGTGTCACCACGTGGTATCTACTTGTTTTACCCTCAACAGTTGTCACcaatttttgtttttaatatcATTTCAAGAATTGTTTTTCTATATATAGCCCCTATAATCTTTTTACTCAATTCCTACTTTACTCTCTAAATCTTAGgttctttaataatttttttcGAGCTTGTTCTTCATTTGTGCTTGCCTTATTTTGTAGAAGGATAATATGGAGAATCCTTTGCATTTAAAGTCATTGAATCACATATCAGTAGTATGCAGATCTGTTgaaaaatctcttgatttttACCAAAACATTCTTGGATTCTTTCCAATTAGAAGGCCCGGTTCTTTTAATTTTGATGGAGCTTGGTGAGTACTAGATTAAACTTTATATATGTAAATCTTTATTTTTAAGCTGGTTAAAATCTTAATTAAGGTACTAATTAACCACATATAGTGATGATATTAACTACAGGTGACTTGAATTTGCAGGTTGTTTAATTATGGGATTGGGATACATCTTTTGCAATCTGAGGATCCAGAGAACATGCCCAAGATTAGCACCATTAATCCAAAGGACAATCACATTTCTTTCCAGGTATACACAACTTTCTGTCTCTCTTCTCCATTTATTTTCAATTTGAGATATGAACATATATATAAGATTTATGATTTTCATTTATCCATTTAATTAGAAATTAATAAAGTTGCATCTCCAACCATAGGTTAAACAAGATAAGATTAACAGCCACCCCCCTTCATATCTATGCATGAAAAATATATCAAAGCTATCTTTTTGCCTGGAGATCAAGGAAggtttaatatattattatttaatacaCTTTTACTCGAATTCTtttaattttggttatatatatatatggtcctATATAAACAAGAAAGGTATTAGATGGTGTTTGGTATACTTATAAGTCGGGCAAATTAGTTTAAaagcattttttgatttttttgatttatttacgCGTTTTTTAAACATTAAAAGTATTTATACAACATACATTAAAAAGTATTTATACAACATACATTAAAAGTGTTTATACGCCAACTACTTAATGAT
This window encodes:
- the LOC107797473 gene encoding glyoxylase I 4-like; its protein translation is MENPLHLKSLNHISVVCRSVEKSLDFYQNILGFFPIRRPGSFNFDGAWLFNYGIGIHLLQSEDPENMPKISTINPKDNHISFQCESMVTVEKRLKEMEIEYIKSRVEEGGIYVDQLFFHDPDGMMIEICNCDNLPVIPLSGETLRPCSTLHCSMQQQKIQQLV